The Candidatus Synechococcus calcipolaris G9 nucleotide sequence TGTCTTGGCTTTGTCCGGGTTTGACCCAGGAATAGTGCATCAGTTCTGTGAGTCCGGCCCCGCGACACACGCTACGAATCTGCCGCAGTAGGGTGTACTCAATGGGGAGGTAGCCCAGTTCCCCTTGATCGGGTAGGGTTTCAATGAAGCGATCGTAGCCGTAGAGCCGCGCCACTTCTTCAATGAGATCCACTTCCCGCTCAATATCTCGATGGCGGTAAGGGGGAACCGTCACCTGCCAGATCGGGGAAACATCGGGGATAGATTTGGTTTCGGTTTCTTGTTTCACACCAAAGCCAAGGGCCGTCAAGGCCTGAGTCACCTCTTCTGGCTCTAGATCGTCCATATCCCCTACCCCATCCTCGCCATCACTCCCAGGGCGATCGATGGGCCCTAAAAGGCGATGAACTTGTTCTAGGCGTAATTGAATCACCCGTTCCAGGTTGGGGCGTTGATCAAAGATCACTTGCTGCTGAATTGTTCCCCCTGCGAAAATCTGTATTAGAGCCAAGGCATCGTTACAGGCCGCTTCCAGTTCGGCGGCATTGACCCCCCGCTCATACCGGGCCGAGGCTTCACTGCGTAATCCCTGGTGGCGGGCCGATCTCCGCACTGCCGCACTACCAAAGAGGGCAGCTTCTAAGAAAATGGTGGTGGTGCCATCATGGACTTCCGTGGCTTCCCCCCCCATCACACCGGCTAGGGCAACGGGTTGATCATTGGCCGTGATCAGGAGATTCTCAGGACAAAGGGTGCGATTTTGACCATCTAGGGTCTTTAGGGTTTCTTGGGGACGGCCAGGACGAACCCCAATCGTGAGGGAATCCTTACCCGCTAAAGCTTTTAAGCGATCGCCATCAAAGGCATGGAGGGGCTGCCCCCAAGTTAAAAGAATGTAGTTGGTAATATCAACAACGTTATTAATGGGTCGAATCCCTGCGGTTTCCAGGCGACGCTGAAGCCAAAGGGGAGACGGCTCAACCTTAATATCCTTGATCATCGTCCCCAGATAGGCGGGACAGACTTGGGGAGAGTCCACGGCAATCTGGATCGACTTGAGGCGGGCAGATTTCTTAATTCTGGGCGGGATCACGCTGGGAATACTTAATTTTCCCCCCGTTAGGGCCGCCACTTCCCGGGCAATCCCCACCATACTCAGGGCATCGGCACGGTTGGCGGTGGAGGTTAGGTCTAGAACCACATCATCTAAACCAAGAATAGGGCGCACATCCTCACCCACCTGCCGTTGATTTTCCTCATTATCAAAGATATGGATGCCTGCGGATTCTTTGGCCAGACCCAACTCCGCCAAGGAGCAAATCATCCCCTGGGATAGGACTCCCCGTAGTTTAGTTGGGCGAATTTTCAGATCAATTTTGCCTAGGATTGCCCCAGGACAGGCCACGGGAACGTAGAGGCCAGCGGCCGCATTGGGGGCACCGCAGACAATAGTAGAGGGTTCCGACTGCCCCACATCCACTTGGCACACCTGTAGTTTTTCGGCATTGGGGTGGCGATCGCAGTCGAGAATTTCTCCCACGACTACGCCCTCCGCCCAGGTGCGCCGATCTTCAATCTCTTCTACTTCAAATCCGGCCAGAGTGAGGCGATCGCCCAAAGCCTCTGGTTCTAAATCAATGGCTACTAATTCCCGTAACCAATTGAGGGAAACGCGCATTGGCAACCCACTCTAAAATTCTAAAATGTGAAATTATTCTTTAGCCTAGCCTTGTTTTTGGCTCCTCGACAAGGATTCCCCCCAATCCCCCAGAAAAAAATTGAGGGATCAGAGGGTTAGCACTGTGGCTAAGTTGCCCACGGATATCAATACTATGCCGCGTGCCGCAGGTAGCCTACTTGTTGGGTTGGGGAGTCATCCGGAGATAGGGCTTCACGGGATTGAAACCCTTGGGAAATTTCTCTTTTGCCACATCATCGGAGATGGAGGGAACAATCACACAGTCTTGGCCATCTTGCCAGTTGACCGGGGTGGCAACACTGTGGTTATCCGTCAATTGCAGGGAGTCAATCACCCGCAGGATCTCAGAAAAATTGCGGCCGGTGCTGGCGGGATAGGTCAGGCTCAGGCGGAGTTTCTTGTGGGGGTCAATAATGAACACGGTGCGTACAGTGAGATTATTGAGGGAGTTGGGGTGAATCATGTCGTAGAGATCCGACACTTTTTTATCCTCATCCGCGAGAATGGGATAGTTAAGACTGACACTTCCCACTTCTTCAATATCTTTGATCCAACCCAAGTGGGACTCAACACCATCCACACTCAGGGCAATGGTCTTGACATTGCGTTTCTCAAATTCGTCCTTGAGACGGGCAACTTCCCCAAGCTCTGTGGTGCAAACCGGAGTATAGTCTGCCGGATGGGAAAAAAGCACAACCCAGCTATCGCCAGCCCAATCATAGAAATTGATCTCGCCCTGGGAGGACGACTGCGTAAAGTTGGGCACGACATCCCCAAGTCTGAGGGTCATAGCAAACTCCTATATTGAATAATGCATCGTAGATTACCCATTCATCATGCCACAAACACTCCTTTCTCGGTCGGAATATAGAGGAAATCAAAATTTACCCGGATGAATATGAAGAATCCTATCGGAAACGTTAATATTCCTGACGGGGATGCCGGACATTGTTACAGAAAACAGGGCACTAGGGATGGGATGGGCTATGTGCCTCAAAGTTCACCAATATCTTCCTGCCACAGTTGGGGCTGACGTTGAATAAACTCTGCCATCAGGGTCTTACATTCCCCTAAATCTAAATCAATCACATCTACCCCATGGCTTTCCATAAAATCCCGGGCCCCAGGGAATGTGGCGGATTCTCCGGCAATGACTTTTTTAATTCCAAACTGGACAACGGCTCCAGCACAGAGATAACAGGGCATCAGAGTGGAATAGAGGACAGTGCCCCGATAGTGGCCCACTCGACCGGCATTATGGAGGCAATCAATTTCAGCGTGCATGACCGGAGCGGCATCCTGAACCCGTTTATTGTGCCCACGGCTGAGAATGACCCCATCTCTGACCAGTACAGAACCAATGGGAATTCCCCCTTCCGCTAAACCTTGACGGGCCTCGGCGATCGCCGCAGCCATAAATTCATCCATAGCGAGGACATCCTTATGATCTTGAAACAAAATAAACAAACTTGATAAAAAAGCCTAAATTGATTATCCCCAATCTTCAGACCTTGGCCTATGGGTTGAGCACTAGGAAATCAAATTTCGGTATTCCCAGGTGCGATAATAAAGTGGATAGATTTATTTTTATTGTCAAAGATTTTCTTAATATTTCTATATGTTTTCCCTTTGTGAACCTTGAAATGAATTTTGATGTTTTAGGTCAGGCAAAACTCCAATCCGTTGTCCTGCAAGAGCCACTAACGGTTAATGTTGATACCAGTTTTGAGCAGGTCATTGGGCTTCTCTATGATCAGCAAAATATTGGTTTACCTGTTTTAGAGCAGGGATTACTCGTTGGCATTATTACAGAGCGGGAAGTTGTCAAGGCGATCGCCCAAGGGGGAAGCAAAAACAGTCCGGATGGAGGCATTTCCACGCTCCAGGCTAGGGATATTATGCAGTCCGGAGATCGCTGTTTAACCCTAGTAGATCTAGATCATCCCCTGGATATTCTCGATAAATTTCGCCATTATCAAATTGACTGCTTACCCGTTGTCAACCAGCACCAGCAAATTGAAGGACTACTCAGTCGCCAAGCCTTTCGGAATAGCCTAAATCCCATTGATCTGTTACGGATTAAACGGGTAGAAGAGGTCATGGTCACCCAGGTCGCCACCCTCTCGCTCCAGCAAACCATTTCCGATGCCGCAACGGCTATGGCCGAGCAGGGGATTAGCTGTTTGGTGATTGTGGATGTCACCGCAACCGGGGCAAAACCCCTAGGGATTATTACCGAGCGGGATGTATTAAATGCCTTCATCGGGCTACCGGACTGGACAGGTGTCCCCCTGACCCAAATCATGAGTCAACCCGTATTGACCCTACCGGTGGGGCGTTCCCTTTGGCAGGTTCATGCCTTACTCCAGGAGCATCATATCCGTCGTCTGGTCATTGTTGATGACCAGGGCAATTTGGCTGGGCTGGTGACGCAAACGAATATTTTGGCTGCCATTGATGCTGGGGAAGCCGATGGACTCATTCAGCTTCTTCGGCGGGAACTCAATCAGGCAACGGCAGAATTACGGTGGCAACTTTCACGCCAGCAATCCTTGACCGTAGCAGTCGCCGAAAGTGAAATGCGCTACAATACCTTGATTGCCCACTTACCCGCAGCCGTCTATCGCCGCAGTGGCGATCGCCATTGGTATCATTCCTACTTAAGTGAGCATATCTATGATCTGACGGGGTACTCACCCAAGGAACTAAAATCTCTCCGGGATTTGATTCTCCCGGAAGATTTAGCTCCGGCAGAAATTGAAATTACCAAAGCCGTAAGTCAAGAGCGTTCCTTTGAGGTGCAGTTTCGGATTCGCCATAAGGATGGATCCTTTCGCTGGCTCCAGGATCGGGGCAAGTTGGAATCCACCGGGGAGAACCTGAGTGGAATTTTAATTGATATTACCCAGCAGAAACACACCGAAGAGACCCTCCATCTGACGCTACAGCGAGAAATGCTCGTTAATAAAATCGTTCTCAGTATTCGCCGATCCATTCACCTCGAAGATATTTGGGAACAGGCCGTCACTGACGTTCAGGCGGTTCTCCAGTGCGATCGGGTGATGATCTATCGGTTCTTAAGTGATGGCAGCGGTGTTGTGGAAGTGGAATGCACCCCAGACCCCAAGTATTCCATTATGGGGCGAATCATTGACGATCCTTGTTTTAAGAAGGGAACCGCCCTTAAATATCAAAAGGGTCATACCTCTACCATTAGTGACGTTTACCAAGCCCTTCTGAATGAATGCCATCGGAACTTATTGATTTCTCTAGAGGTAAAAGCCAACCTAGTCGTTCCCCTGCTCCAGGGGGAGAATCTCTGGGGACTTTTGATTGCCCACCATTGCCAATCCCCCCGGCTGTGGCTTCGGGAAGAGTTGCTGCTCCTCCAGCAAATTGCCCAACCCCTGGCCCTCGCCCTTCAGCAAGCCGAACTATACCGTAACCTAGAGGCGGCAAATCAAGAACTGCAACAGATGGTGTTTATTGATGGTCTCACCCAAATTAAAAACCGGCGTTGTTTTGATGAACTACTGCCGAAGGAATGGCGGCGCGCCCTGCGGGAACAGACTCCCCTGACTCTGGTGATGATTGATATTGACTTTTTTAAGGACTATAACGATCACTATGGTCATATTCAAGGGGACGAGACCCTCAAACAAGTGGCCCAGTTGCTCCAATCCCATCTGCGGCGGCCGGGGGATATGGCGGCCCGCTTTGGCGGCGAAGAATTTGTTTTATTACTGCCCAATACCGAACAAGCGGGGGCCCTTGAAGTTGTTCATCAACTCCAGCAGGAACTAGCACAGCTACATATTCCCCATCGTCCCAGTACCATTAACCCTTACCTGACCTTGAGTTTTGGCATTGCCACCACCATTCCCCAAGCCGAACATGGCCCCGATGATCTCCTGGCCGTTGCGGATCAGGCCCTCTATCGAGCTAAGGCTGAAGGCCGCGATCGCTCTATTGCCCAAACTCTGTGACATCCTCCAATTAATCTGGCTTCAGTTAATCCGGCTTCAGTTAATCTTATGAAGCTAGGAACGGCAACGCTCTGGGCATAATTTCTAGGGAATCAGCGTAGTTTCTAAGAGTACTTTTGAGATCAAGGGTACAGAATATATTTGAATAGAACTTTGCACAGATTTTTGAAGAGAAAATGACTTTGTGGCAGGTAGATTTTTATCAACGTCCCCTTCAGAATCAAGGGGGCGATCGCCTGTGGGAACTATTAATTTGCAGTCCCGATGGTGAATTTCGCCACCAGGCCTTTTGTCCCCAACCCGATGTCAGTGCCCAGTGGCTTTGCCAGCAATTTCTTCACTGTAGTGATACCTTGCCAGAGCGAATCCAACTCTTTCGTCCCCAGAGTCTCAATCTCGTGGAGTCCGCCTGCCAAGTCTTAAACATTCCCCTAGAAGCCACCCGCCGCACGGCTACCCTTAAACAATGGCTCCAAGAGCGGGCTGCCCTCTATCCCACCCTCCCCACCTATACCAGCGAGGTCTATCAGCCCACCTACTTACTACAACCGCCGCCCCTGCCCCTACCCGATCATCTCTGGGGAGAAGGATGGTGCTTTGCGGCCCTCAATGCCTCTGAACTAGAGCAATTCATTGAATATCCCATTCCCATTTTGTCCATTGAACTGGATTTATTACCCAGTCACTTGGGTTTAGCACCGGACACTAAAATACCTGGCATTGTCCTCTACGGTGGCCAGCGATCGCTGCGATTAGCCCGTTGGTTTCAAGAGCAGGTTCCCTATCGCTTAGAATTTGTCAAGTCCGATCCCAGTGGTGTGATATTGCATAGCGGTCTCCACGATCGCTGGGTCTTCTTAACCTTTGTTAATAGCGACATTGTCCAAAGTGGTGAGGTTTTTAATCAACGATTAGAGTTGAGTCAAGGGCTGCATTTTCTCCTCATTCAACCGGATGATACGGGAGTCACCTATACCGGACTATGGCTGTTAAAACCCTTGAAGGAGTTTGATTTCCCGGAACCGGGGCGGTCAATGGTATAATTATTGAGAATTGTAAATATACTCTGCCCGGCCAATGTCTATGGTGGTAAGTATTCCCTGAATGCGGACTCCTAAGGCCGGATAATTTTGACGAACCCTCATCATCGCTAGAGAGGTAACAGAACACTATGGCATTTCAGCAACCCCCCTTACCTTTTGATCCTGCTGCCCTTAAACCCTACGGCATGTCTGCCGAGACCTTTGAATTTCATTATGGTAAGCATCACAAGGCCTACGTTGATAACCTCAATAAACTGACCCAAGACACCGAATTGGCAGACAAAAGCCTAGAGGATGTGATTCGGGTTAGCTTTAGTGACCCAACCAAGGGTGGTATTTTCAATAATGCGGCTCAAGTCTGGAATCATACCTTTTTCTGGAATAGTCTCAAGCCCGGTGGTGGCGGACTGCCCACGGGTGAACTAGCGGCTCGAATTGATAGTGCCTTTGGTAGCTATGACGAGTTTAAGGGCCAATTTAAGACCGCTGCTGCAACCCAATTTGGGAGTGGCTGGGCTTGGCTTGTTTCCGAAGCAGGAACCTTAAAAATTACTAAAACCGCCAATGCCGAAAATCCTCTGGTTCATGGCCAAGTTCCCCTCTTGACCTTAGACGTGTGGGAACATGCCTACTATCTGGACTTCCAAAATCGTCGTCCCGACTTTATTGATAATTTCCTCAATCAATTGGTGAACTGGGAGTTTGTTTCCAAGAATTTAGCCTCTGCTTAGAACCCTAAGCGGACTCATCAGCCTTTTCAACCTTGAGCTTCAAAGGTAAGTTCATTAAGGTACAGAAGCTTCCAAGTCGTACTCCCCGGTAATACGGGTGGTAAAAATTCAAATAGGGGATAGATCAGCACCGTTCCAACTGAGGAGTAGTGTTTGATCTATTTCTTTTTTATATTTTGCAGACCTAAAAAGCATGGGATATTGTGTGATCTGGGACACGATGATCTGTGGGGAATCATCACTGGGCAAAGGCGACAGACAACACAGTACCCCACCGTGACAAGGGGTATTCTGGAGGAATCAGTGAATCCATTGGAGACAAATCAAATGCGCCGTTTTCCCTCGCTAGTACCCGGACTCCTATTATTGAGCTTGCCCCTACTGCCCCTGTCCATTGCCCAGGCCCATCAATCCAATGGAACCCTGATTGCTCAGGCAAGCAGCAGCTTAGCCGCTCGGCTTCGGGCCAACCTTCCCAATCGTGGTGCCCCGGGCAGTCGTTTTGGGGGAGCAACCCGTAGCAATTGTATTTCGGGAGAGCAGCGTTTAACCGCCCTGTTGCCCTCTACCAATCTGGGACAAACTGCGGATTCAAACCCCCACCTCTTTATCTTTGTACCATCCACTATTGCAGAGCAGGCGGAGTTAGTGATCAGCGATCCTGATACCAATACCGTCATTAGCACCGACATTTTAAAACTGCCTGGAAAGGCTGGAGTGATGCAGGTTCAGCCCGTCCTCGCCCTAGATCCGGGTCGAGACTATAACTGGTCGTTTACATTGATGTGTGATTCCAATGATCCCTCCAGCTTTGTTTCTGTAAGTGGCACCATCGAACGAGTCGAGTTGAATTCTGCCATGGCCAATAAGCTGGCATCCCAAAACCCGCAGGAGCGTCTTGGCGCGGCAGTGGATGCCGGACTCTGGTACGAAACCCTGACTATCTTGGCCGAG carries:
- a CDS encoding superoxide dismutase encodes the protein MAFQQPPLPFDPAALKPYGMSAETFEFHYGKHHKAYVDNLNKLTQDTELADKSLEDVIRVSFSDPTKGGIFNNAAQVWNHTFFWNSLKPGGGGLPTGELAARIDSAFGSYDEFKGQFKTAAATQFGSGWAWLVSEAGTLKITKTANAENPLVHGQVPLLTLDVWEHAYYLDFQNRRPDFIDNFLNQLVNWEFVSKNLASA
- a CDS encoding peroxiredoxin encodes the protein MTLRLGDVVPNFTQSSSQGEINFYDWAGDSWVVLFSHPADYTPVCTTELGEVARLKDEFEKRNVKTIALSVDGVESHLGWIKDIEEVGSVSLNYPILADEDKKVSDLYDMIHPNSLNNLTVRTVFIIDPHKKLRLSLTYPASTGRNFSEILRVIDSLQLTDNHSVATPVNWQDGQDCVIVPSISDDVAKEKFPKGFNPVKPYLRMTPQPNK
- the pheT gene encoding phenylalanine--tRNA ligase subunit beta — its product is MRVSLNWLRELVAIDLEPEALGDRLTLAGFEVEEIEDRRTWAEGVVVGEILDCDRHPNAEKLQVCQVDVGQSEPSTIVCGAPNAAAGLYVPVACPGAILGKIDLKIRPTKLRGVLSQGMICSLAELGLAKESAGIHIFDNEENQRQVGEDVRPILGLDDVVLDLTSTANRADALSMVGIAREVAALTGGKLSIPSVIPPRIKKSARLKSIQIAVDSPQVCPAYLGTMIKDIKVEPSPLWLQRRLETAGIRPINNVVDITNYILLTWGQPLHAFDGDRLKALAGKDSLTIGVRPGRPQETLKTLDGQNRTLCPENLLITANDQPVALAGVMGGEATEVHDGTTTIFLEAALFGSAAVRRSARHQGLRSEASARYERGVNAAELEAACNDALALIQIFAGGTIQQQVIFDQRPNLERVIQLRLEQVHRLLGPIDRPGSDGEDGVGDMDDLEPEEVTQALTALGFGVKQETETKSIPDVSPIWQVTVPPYRHRDIEREVDLIEEVARLYGYDRFIETLPDQGELGYLPIEYTLLRQIRSVCRGAGLTELMHYSWVKPGQSQDTQITVVNPLVAEFSSLRMDLVTGLVQACRYNLEQGNPPLNGFEVGRVFIKDEDGLWESDRLGGIISGDPWQGKWLRPSQKQQPLSWFEAKGILESIFARLGLGVEYQPDCRDERFHPGRTASLWLQGERLGRFGQLHPQFRQDQDLPEAVYVFELDIEVLLDNLLQNQARQQFHSFSTYPSADRDLALFAPRSLAVTDLQRTMVKAAAGQGSLLASIELFDQYVGEGVPEGQRSLAFRLCYRASDRTLTDAEVNAQHQQIRDALQEKYGLTLRS
- a CDS encoding nucleoside deaminase: MFQDHKDVLAMDEFMAAAIAEARQGLAEGGIPIGSVLVRDGVILSRGHNKRVQDAAPVMHAEIDCLHNAGRVGHYRGTVLYSTLMPCYLCAGAVVQFGIKKVIAGESATFPGARDFMESHGVDVIDLDLGECKTLMAEFIQRQPQLWQEDIGEL
- a CDS encoding Tab2/Atab2 family RNA-binding protein gives rise to the protein MTLWQVDFYQRPLQNQGGDRLWELLICSPDGEFRHQAFCPQPDVSAQWLCQQFLHCSDTLPERIQLFRPQSLNLVESACQVLNIPLEATRRTATLKQWLQERAALYPTLPTYTSEVYQPTYLLQPPPLPLPDHLWGEGWCFAALNASELEQFIEYPIPILSIELDLLPSHLGLAPDTKIPGIVLYGGQRSLRLARWFQEQVPYRLEFVKSDPSGVILHSGLHDRWVFLTFVNSDIVQSGEVFNQRLELSQGLHFLLIQPDDTGVTYTGLWLLKPLKEFDFPEPGRSMV
- a CDS encoding diguanylate cyclase domain-containing protein produces the protein MNFDVLGQAKLQSVVLQEPLTVNVDTSFEQVIGLLYDQQNIGLPVLEQGLLVGIITEREVVKAIAQGGSKNSPDGGISTLQARDIMQSGDRCLTLVDLDHPLDILDKFRHYQIDCLPVVNQHQQIEGLLSRQAFRNSLNPIDLLRIKRVEEVMVTQVATLSLQQTISDAATAMAEQGISCLVIVDVTATGAKPLGIITERDVLNAFIGLPDWTGVPLTQIMSQPVLTLPVGRSLWQVHALLQEHHIRRLVIVDDQGNLAGLVTQTNILAAIDAGEADGLIQLLRRELNQATAELRWQLSRQQSLTVAVAESEMRYNTLIAHLPAAVYRRSGDRHWYHSYLSEHIYDLTGYSPKELKSLRDLILPEDLAPAEIEITKAVSQERSFEVQFRIRHKDGSFRWLQDRGKLESTGENLSGILIDITQQKHTEETLHLTLQREMLVNKIVLSIRRSIHLEDIWEQAVTDVQAVLQCDRVMIYRFLSDGSGVVEVECTPDPKYSIMGRIIDDPCFKKGTALKYQKGHTSTISDVYQALLNECHRNLLISLEVKANLVVPLLQGENLWGLLIAHHCQSPRLWLREELLLLQQIAQPLALALQQAELYRNLEAANQELQQMVFIDGLTQIKNRRCFDELLPKEWRRALREQTPLTLVMIDIDFFKDYNDHYGHIQGDETLKQVAQLLQSHLRRPGDMAARFGGEEFVLLLPNTEQAGALEVVHQLQQELAQLHIPHRPSTINPYLTLSFGIATTIPQAEHGPDDLLAVADQALYRAKAEGRDRSIAQTL
- a CDS encoding DUF928 domain-containing protein, with translation MRRFPSLVPGLLLLSLPLLPLSIAQAHQSNGTLIAQASSSLAARLRANLPNRGAPGSRFGGATRSNCISGEQRLTALLPSTNLGQTADSNPHLFIFVPSTIAEQAELVISDPDTNTVISTDILKLPGKAGVMQVQPVLALDPGRDYNWSFTLMCDSNDPSSFVSVSGTIERVELNSAMANKLASQNPQERLGAAVDAGLWYETLTILAELQQTNPTNDTLRTEWQGILGAVGLEAIAQEPLLQ